Proteins from one Mytilus galloprovincialis chromosome 11, xbMytGall1.hap1.1, whole genome shotgun sequence genomic window:
- the LOC143052625 gene encoding uncharacterized protein LOC143052625 — MAKELCTACYQTTIRQNRETIIGEIEDDIIEDTLNEVKELRRNTMLKSTECFSGYKSRRRKAIAFLQYVVCNEDVLLAFEKAFTFRSQVHMDIVNCRKCEDGNGAILQIPELRSRKCYFTVSLDEIGTVCINDVTKNVRLPSHVFRNLSDQQSIQRKLIRTMTMSEFTPFKVFEEYRLIVMDETTEPDKISVLDAMKFCIGHIVRFYMLPRFKKNTNNEEGDKRTIARCVALTSPGPHAFVLITDVLKLEVLESTLRPYREYFGSDLMKYLAVMFIKSEPFRFAPEEYIESSLLLRRLFKDGHDGSRCIIFDTAASEDRKYGQVKCFVKMIEDMFRQNQGQYFSNQIFEESERAIQIETQKKENEKRLTIRHYEDEKQKIIKQFEDEKKKFEDEKKKFEGEIQKLIKRLGKIEDEKRQKIRQVDDKSKQLKQSNSRSEAAEQVMSQHHIDALLSKQRFIL; from the exons ATGGCAAAAGAGTTGTGCACAG CCTGCTACCAAACAACCATAAGACAAAATCGTGAAACAATTATTGGTGAAATAGAGGACGACATCATTGAGGACACGTTGAATGAAGTGAAAGAATTGAGAAGAAATACTATGCTTAAATCTACAGAGTGTTTTAGTGGGTACAAGTCAAGACGACGAAAAGCTATTGCGTTTTTGCAGTATGTGGTTTGTAACGAAGACGTACTTTTGGCTTTTGAAAAGGCCTTTACCTTTCGATCCCAGGTCCACATGGACATCGTCAATTGTAGAAAATGCGAGGATGGGAATG GTGCCATTTTGCAAATACCTGAACTGAGGAGTAGAAAATGTTATTTCACAGTATCATTGGATGAAATTG GCACAGTTTGTATAAATGATGTAACAAAAAATGTCCGCTTACCCTCGCATGTATTTAGGAATTTATCAGATCAACAAAGTATTCAGAG AAAACTTATTAGGACCATGACAATGAGTGAATTTACGCCTTTCAAAG TCTTTGAAGAGTACCGACTAATCGTTATGGACGAAACAACGGAGCCGGATAAAATAAGTGTTCTTGACGCCATGAAGTTTTGTATAGGACATATAGTACGCTTTTACATGCTTCCTCGTTTTAAGAAAAATACTAATAACGAAGAGGGCGACAAAAGGACAATAGCACGTTGTGTTGCTCTTACTTCCCCAGGCCCACATGCGTTTGTGCTAATAACAGATGTCTTGAAGCTTGAAGTCTTAGAATCAACATTAAGGCCATATAGAGAATATTTTGGTTCAGATTTAATGAAGTATCTTGCAGTCATGTTTATAAAAAGTGAACCGTTCAGATTCGCACCCGAAGAATACATTGAAAGTTCGCTTCTACTTCGCCGACTTTTTAAAGATGGTCACGATGGGTCCAGATGTATTATTTTTGACACCGCGGCATCAGAAGACCGCAAATATGGACAAGTAAAATGTTTTGTGAAAATGATTGAAGACATGTTCAGACAAAACCAAGGCCAATACTTTAGCAACCAAATATTTGAAGAATCAGAAAGAGCCATTCAgatagaaacacaaaaaaaggaaaatgaaaaacGATTGACTATTCGGCATTATGAGGACGAAAAACAGAAGATAATTAAGCAATTTGaagatgaaaaaaagaaatttgaagatgaaaaaaagaaatttgaggGAGAAATACAAAAACTCATTAAACGATTGGGCAAAATTGAAGACGAGAAACGACAAAAGATAAGGCAAGTTGATGACAAAAGTAAACAACTGAAGCAAAGTAATTCTAGGTCAGAAGCTGCAGAACAAGTCATGTCACAACATCATATTGATGCATTACTTTCAAAACAGCGGTTTATACTTTGA